One genomic window of Corynebacterium sp. sy039 includes the following:
- a CDS encoding DUF4190 domain-containing protein, translated as MTDNPFQENYPHNDQPGAPTNAQPVSEQQTEYNSYNSYNANTYTQPQQSSQMNTMSVVGFVTSLFLPLIGLILSIVGLRQAKKTGERGRGFAIAGIVLGSLWVLLIVVGLIAFFLIPSNTDSYDYEESAASAHSTTAASASDSDNDADSSTTDSGSNSSVDLTDPASFSGAAEPRFCAYIKEANQFDQQSGITPSFMDPNSFLYWRVAVTYIDDESLKQKLQTAFEKVSNNDLPKEEYNEITDIFGKIDADCAANQKK; from the coding sequence ATGACGGATAATCCGTTCCAAGAAAATTATCCACATAATGATCAACCGGGAGCACCAACTAATGCTCAGCCTGTTTCTGAGCAGCAAACGGAGTACAATTCCTATAACTCCTATAACGCGAATACATACACTCAACCTCAACAATCATCCCAGATGAATACGATGTCTGTTGTTGGTTTTGTAACCTCGTTGTTTTTGCCGCTCATTGGTTTGATTCTTAGTATCGTAGGTTTGCGTCAAGCTAAAAAGACAGGTGAGCGTGGTCGTGGTTTTGCTATCGCCGGTATTGTTTTAGGCTCCCTGTGGGTTCTATTGATAGTTGTCGGGCTTATTGCTTTTTTCCTTATTCCGTCAAACACGGATAGCTATGACTATGAGGAATCTGCTGCAAGTGCTCATTCTACTACCGCAGCAAGTGCATCAGACTCAGATAATGATGCAGATAGTAGCACCACTGATAGTGGAAGTAACTCTTCCGTAGATCTTACCGATCCAGCTTCTTTTTCCGGAGCAGCTGAACCAAGATTCTGTGCATATATCAAAGAAGCAAATCAATTTGATCAACAGTCAGGTATAACACCTAGCTTTATGGATCCGAATAGTTTTCTTTACTGGAGAGTCGCTGTCACCTACATTGACGACGAGAGCCTAAAACAAAAGCTGCAAACGGCCTTTGAGAAAGTATCAAATAATGATCTTCCAAAGGAAGAATACAATGAGATTACTGATATCTTTGGCAAAATAGATGCAGACTGCGCAGCGAACCAGAAGAAATAA